Genomic DNA from Ferroacidibacillus organovorans:
TTCTCAACCTCTTTGATTTTCTCGGTTCCCAGAAGTTCCCCTTGTTTCTTGAGTTTCTCCATCTGCTCTGGAGTAAAATACTTCTCCGTCATTTTCATCACCTCGATGATTTTGATCCATTCCTCTCCAGTCAGTTCTCGTTGAGCTTGAACCAACTCATATAGACGCTCCAGTCGGCTCCGCAAGTCTTCCTGAATTCGGATTTGTTGAACCAATCGATCCAACTGCATTCGAATTGCTTTGTCCGGACGAAAACTGGGGTTGTCAAGCAGTTCTCCGATTTCGTCCAGAGAAAAACCCAACTGCTTCAGAGAAATGATTTGTTGCAGACGAGCGATGTCCTTTCCCGAATACAGTCTGTGACCAGCGCCAGAGTGCAAAAAGGAACAAGCAACCCGATCTGGTCGTAATGGTGCAGCGCCCGAATCGTAATGCCCGTCAGCTTCGCCAATTCCCCACTTTCCATCGTTCTTTTTCCGCCATCATCCCCTCATTTCGTGCACATTGATATTGCCGGCAAATTCATCCTACAACCTGACGTT
This window encodes:
- a CDS encoding MerR family transcriptional regulator; the protein is MHSGAGHRLYSGKDIARLQQIISLKQLGFSLDEIGELLDNPSFRPDKAIRMQLDRLVQQIRIQEDLRSRLERLYELVQAQRELTGEEWIKIIEVMKMTEKYFTPEQMEKLKKQGELLGTEKIKEVENEWPSLIANVRVELKKGTPPDSPEVQLLAKRWKELVNLFTGGDSSITRSAEQYYAENPDRAAEFGMDKELWQYISKAMATSLVTDDPQ
- a CDS encoding MerR family DNA-binding transcriptional regulator — protein: MESGELAKLTGITIRALHHYDQIGLLVPFCTLALVTDCIRERTSLVCNKSFL